A window of the Oncorhynchus mykiss isolate Arlee chromosome 15, USDA_OmykA_1.1, whole genome shotgun sequence genome harbors these coding sequences:
- the myf6 gene encoding myogenic factor 6, which translates to MVELFETNTYFFNDLRYLEGDHGPLQHLDMAGVSPLYHGNDSPLSPGGDPSETGCDSSGEEHVLAPPGLQPHCEGQCLIWACKVCKRKSAPTDRRKAATLRERRRLKKINEAFDALKKKTVPNPNQRLPKVEILRSAINYIEQLQDLLHTLDEQEKTPQNGSYNYNVKEHHASNKEYHWKKTCQNWQTSADHSNAPMTNQREGFTESSASTSLLRLSSIVDSISSEEKPTCNEVSEK; encoded by the exons ATGGTGGAACTTTTTGAGACCAACACTTATTTCTTCAACGATCTGCGCTATCTCGAGGGAGATCATGGACCATTGCAGCACTTGGACATGGCGGGGGTGTCCCCTTTGTACCACGGGAATGACAGCCCGTTGTCACCTGGGGGGGATCCGTCCGAGACTGGATGTGACAGCAGCGGAGAGGAGCATGTCCTCGCACCCCCTGGTCTTCAGCCACACTGCGAGGGACAGTGCCTCATCTGGGCTTGTAAGGTTTGTAAAAGAAAGTCTGCACCAACCGACAGGCGCAAAGCGGCCACTCTCAGGGAAAGAAGGCGGCTCAAGAAGATCAATGAAGCATTTGATGCGTTGAAGAAAAAGACCGTGCCCAATCCGAACCAGCGGCTGCCCAAAGTGGAGATTTTACGCAGCGCCATAAACTACATCGAGCAATTGCAGGACCTGTTGCATACACTGGATGAGCAAGAAAAAACGCCTCAAAATGGCTCATATAACTATAACGTGAAAGAACACCAT GCGTCCAATAAGGAGTACCATTGGAAGAAGACCTGTCAAAACTGGCAGACCTCAGCTGATCATTCCAATGCACCAATGACGAATCAGAGAGAAG GCTTCACGGAGTCTTCAGCGTCCACCAGCCTTCTTCGCCTGTCATCAATCGTTGACAGTATATCAAGTGAAGAGAAACCGACTTGCAACGAAGTCTCAGAAAAATAA